Proteins from one Mucilaginibacter jinjuensis genomic window:
- the mnmD gene encoding tRNA (5-methylaminomethyl-2-thiouridine)(34)-methyltransferase MnmD produces the protein MNLSIVTTADGSKTIYNEQVGEHYHSRHGALQESRHVFLSAGLQHFLAGTDVNKVSVLEVGLGTGLNFLITADYCTTKEIKLNYTGIEAYPLTEEMISQTGYEEYVSSSLWESFLKRYPASIGHQVEINPYTQLTTDNRQLTTFTSDQLFDVIYFDAFAAIHQPEMWNEEAIGHTIKFLKPGGVFVTYAITGNLKRMLKALGLKVEKAPGAPGKREMLRAILNE, from the coding sequence ATGAACTTAAGCATCGTAACCACAGCCGACGGCTCCAAAACCATTTATAACGAACAGGTAGGCGAGCACTATCATTCGCGTCATGGTGCTTTGCAGGAGAGCCGTCATGTATTTCTCAGTGCAGGATTACAGCATTTTCTGGCAGGTACAGATGTTAATAAGGTTAGCGTTTTAGAAGTTGGCCTGGGTACCGGCCTTAATTTTTTAATCACTGCCGATTATTGTACAACTAAAGAAATCAAGCTCAATTACACCGGCATCGAAGCCTATCCCCTTACCGAAGAAATGATAAGCCAGACCGGGTATGAAGAATATGTGTCTTCATCACTTTGGGAAAGTTTCTTAAAGCGATACCCGGCATCAATAGGTCATCAGGTCGAAATCAACCCGTACACACAACTGACAACCGACAACCGGCAACTGACAACCTTCACCAGCGACCAGTTATTCGATGTAATTTATTTTGATGCCTTTGCCGCCATCCACCAACCCGAAATGTGGAATGAGGAAGCCATTGGCCATACCATCAAATTCTTAAAACCCGGCGGTGTATTTGTTACCTATGCCATAACCGGCAACCTGAAACGCATGCTCAAAGCACTCGGCTTAAAAGTTGAAAAAGCACCAGGCGCACCGGGGAAAAGGGAGATGCTAAGAGCAATTTTGAATGAGTGA